The Mesorhizobium sp. M1D.F.Ca.ET.043.01.1.1 genome contains a region encoding:
- a CDS encoding DUF6460 domain-containing protein yields MSALTRFLGDTPLRVLVKLLVVSFLVGLVMHAFGWSPMDVFYGIRQFFIDLWNLGFHAIDRFLGYILLGAAIVVPAFILLRIASYRK; encoded by the coding sequence TTGTCCGCACTGACACGCTTTCTCGGCGATACGCCACTCAGGGTGCTCGTGAAGCTGCTGGTGGTTTCCTTCCTCGTCGGCCTCGTCATGCACGCCTTCGGCTGGTCGCCGATGGACGTCTTCTACGGCATCCGCCAGTTCTTCATCGATCTGTGGAACCTCGGCTTCCATGCCATCGACCGTTTCCTGGGCTATATCCTGCTCGGTGCCGCGATCGTCGTTCCGGCCTTCATCCTGCTCAGGATCGCCAGCTACAGGAAGTAG
- a CDS encoding glycosyltransferase — MPLFSILITDGDSEEVSGLVAENIQSFKTSHPGQEHFLFREAALAEFIATHFDAEVLSAFRTLRPYAYKADLARYCLLHERGGLYADLSYFFLRGVPRADGRLSIFRDFLSSTPWDTSIGVVAAPRRHKAMAKAIELVCANVKLEYYGPTALCPTGPTLFGKAIALTCEPEDLIVGEAVQLPLPNGESTTRPGHALSHDGELVAIKRKRGGKPISQLGIGGGNRYNRLWRSREVYRDRPPWARILRWRL, encoded by the coding sequence ATGCCGCTTTTCAGCATCCTTATAACGGACGGCGATAGCGAGGAGGTTTCCGGGCTCGTTGCGGAGAACATCCAGTCGTTCAAGACCTCTCATCCCGGCCAGGAGCATTTCCTGTTCCGGGAGGCGGCGCTGGCGGAGTTCATTGCAACGCATTTCGACGCCGAGGTGCTTTCGGCCTTCCGGACGCTCAGGCCCTATGCCTACAAGGCCGACCTCGCCAGATACTGCCTGCTCCATGAGCGCGGTGGGCTCTATGCTGATCTCTCCTATTTCTTCCTGCGCGGCGTTCCCCGGGCAGACGGGAGGCTCTCGATCTTCCGTGACTTCCTGAGCTCGACGCCTTGGGACACCAGCATCGGTGTGGTGGCCGCGCCGCGGCGCCACAAGGCGATGGCGAAAGCCATCGAGCTCGTCTGTGCCAATGTGAAGCTTGAATATTATGGACCGACGGCGCTTTGCCCGACGGGCCCGACCTTGTTCGGCAAGGCCATCGCGCTGACCTGCGAGCCCGAGGACCTCATCGTCGGCGAAGCGGTCCAACTGCCGTTGCCGAACGGAGAGTCCACGACGAGGCCCGGCCATGCCCTTAGCCATGACGGAGAACTGGTGGCGATAAAGCGCAAGCGCGGAGGCAAGCCGATATCGCAGCTCGGCATCGGCGGCGGCAACCGCTACAACCGGCTTTGGCGTTCGCGGGAGGTCTATCGCGACCGGCCGCCCTGGGCCCGCATCTTGCGCTGGCGACTTTGA